A stretch of Porites lutea chromosome 5, jaPorLute2.1, whole genome shotgun sequence DNA encodes these proteins:
- the LOC140938189 gene encoding homeobox protein ceh-30-like, producing the protein MASFTINAILGQSLPRLDKTTDPERDSEPNKLVADAFRAGLCLSSYPLLAKCSFLLIFLLLCHVAGDEFVEGQNEREEEISGSPGRDDLHFNKVRRRRTAFTSSQLKSLEQMFHDKKYLTINERNNLAKNLNLTDTQIKTWFQNRRTKWKKQMAPDFEASLRWEERNSIFGHMQAGFPYYGAGRELAVPLHQLPIQNYNLRRFCPSSNLQVVYGNMSMQPFATQFGYHMVNQ; encoded by the exons ATGGCATCGTTTACAATAAACGCGATATTGGGGCAGTCGCTCCCAAGACTAGATAAAACAACAGATCCTGAGCGGGACAGTGAGCCAAATAAACTGGTCGCGGACGCTTTCAGAGCAGGTTTGTGTCTTTCAAGCTATCCTCTTCTGGCTAAATGTAGCTTTCTCCTA attttcttgttgttgtgtCATGTAGCGGGAGATGAATTTGTTGAGGGGCAAAATGAAAGGGAGGAAGAAATTAGCGGCTCCCCAGGCCGCGATGATCTTCATTTCAACAAAGTACGAAGGCGAAGAACTGCTTTTACTAGCAGCCAGTTAAAATCCTTGGAACAAATGTTCCACGACAAGAAATATTTAACCATCAACGAGCGAAACAACTTGGCTAAAAACCTTAATCTTACAGACACTCAAATTAAAACGTGGTTCCAGAATCGGAGAACAAAGTGGAAAAAACAGATGGCGCCCGACTTTGAGGCCAGCTTACGTTGGGAGGAAAGAAACTCTATATTTGGTCACATGCAGGCAGGTTTTCCTTATTATGGGGCTGGCCGAGAATTGGCAGTGCCCTTACATCAACTACCTATACAAAACTATAACTTACGTAGATTTTGCCCTTCGTCGAATCTTCAAGTTGTCTATGGAAACATGTCCATGCAACCATTCGCAACTCAGTTTGGTTATCATATGGTTAATCAATAA